From one Prosthecobacter dejongeii genomic stretch:
- a CDS encoding REP-associated tyrosine transposase, giving the protein MQRIPQSQEGVPHRPKLRETVKNQREHCLNPDQAEQMLGFRGWNERGYIPHRDEPGLTQFVTFRLGDSFPAELQHEWETIFQLEDERERRLQLESWIDLGLGAWHLQDKGVAEMVYQTLRHFDGQRYHLRAFTLMPNHVHVLFEVTTVPMHQVIKSWKQYSSNRANQLLGRTGTFWQADYWDTYMRDAEHEARTIRYIRNNPVKAGLVTDWKQWPWTYLANEP; this is encoded by the coding sequence ATGCAGCGCATCCCCCAAAGCCAAGAAGGCGTGCCGCACAGACCTAAGCTCCGCGAGACGGTCAAGAATCAACGAGAGCACTGCCTCAATCCCGATCAGGCGGAGCAAATGCTTGGGTTTCGCGGTTGGAACGAACGAGGATACATTCCACATCGTGACGAACCTGGGTTGACGCAATTTGTCACCTTCAGGTTAGGCGATAGCTTTCCGGCAGAGCTGCAACACGAATGGGAGACCATTTTCCAGTTGGAGGATGAACGCGAACGCCGCCTTCAGCTTGAGTCCTGGATTGATCTTGGTCTGGGCGCATGGCATTTGCAGGACAAAGGTGTGGCTGAGATGGTCTATCAAACCTTGCGCCACTTCGATGGGCAGCGCTATCATTTACGGGCGTTCACCCTCATGCCCAATCATGTGCATGTACTTTTTGAGGTGACGACGGTCCCTATGCATCAAGTGATAAAAAGCTGGAAACAATACAGCTCGAATCGAGCTAACCAATTATTAGGTCGAACTGGCACTTTCTGGCAGGCCGATTATTGGGATACCTACATGCGGGACGCAGAGCATGAAGCCAGGACCATCCGTTACATCCGCAACAATCCCGTCAAGGCAGGCTTGGTAACCGACTGGAAACAATGGCCCTGGACTTACTTGGCCAACGAACCGTAA
- a CDS encoding MBOAT family O-acyltransferase, whose product MWFNSFGFWLFFGLVALIYSRLRLVGQNVWLLSVSYFFYGCFDWRFLGLIFFCTVLNYHAGLKIAAAEDARQRKFWLGWSLVISLSILAVFKYLGFFTHELSVLLQTMGMVETPWILQIMLPAGISFFTFHALSYTIDVYRRDTPASRNFVEFALFISFFPQLVAGPINRSTLLLPQMGKERPACDEKRFREGLYLVLTGLFLKVVLADNMAWLAGHVFTARPQDLTGAEVLLGVYAFAFQIYGDFAGYSSIACGTACWLGFDLVTNFRRPYFALSPQDFWQRWHISLSTWLRDYLYIPLGGNRDGAWRTYRNLLVTMLLGGLWHGAAWTFVVWGGIHGLWLAMHRAFSRSGKGSGASSPRWQKTVKWLVTFHLVCLTWLVFRAESFEQAWALFLRLGAGWTLTPYAQTTASLIAFFIFPWLAFEAWLESRKDDLALLKVAWFWRAVLYLYLVLMMLFFPPPVPAEFIYFHF is encoded by the coding sequence ATGTGGTTCAACAGTTTTGGATTTTGGCTTTTCTTCGGACTGGTGGCGCTGATTTACAGCCGCCTACGTCTTGTTGGCCAGAATGTGTGGCTGCTAAGTGTGAGCTACTTTTTTTACGGCTGCTTTGACTGGCGTTTTCTGGGGCTGATTTTCTTCTGCACGGTTTTGAATTACCACGCCGGCCTGAAGATAGCGGCGGCTGAGGATGCCAGGCAGCGCAAGTTCTGGCTGGGCTGGAGTCTGGTCATCAGTCTATCCATTTTGGCGGTGTTTAAATACCTGGGCTTTTTCACCCATGAGTTATCCGTGCTGCTGCAAACGATGGGGATGGTGGAGACTCCCTGGATCCTACAGATCATGCTGCCCGCTGGGATTTCTTTTTTTACGTTCCATGCGCTCAGCTACACGATTGATGTGTATCGGCGCGATACGCCTGCTTCACGGAATTTTGTGGAGTTTGCGCTGTTCATCTCGTTCTTCCCGCAGTTGGTCGCTGGGCCGATCAATCGCTCAACTCTACTGCTGCCGCAGATGGGAAAGGAGCGCCCTGCCTGTGATGAAAAGCGTTTTCGCGAGGGGCTGTATCTGGTGCTGACGGGGCTATTTTTAAAAGTGGTCTTGGCGGATAATATGGCCTGGCTGGCGGGGCATGTGTTTACAGCCAGGCCACAGGACTTGACTGGGGCTGAGGTCTTGCTGGGAGTGTATGCCTTTGCTTTTCAGATTTATGGAGATTTTGCCGGGTACAGCTCCATCGCCTGCGGCACGGCCTGCTGGTTAGGGTTTGATCTGGTCACGAATTTTCGTCGGCCTTATTTTGCCCTGAGCCCGCAAGATTTTTGGCAGCGTTGGCACATCAGTCTTTCGACTTGGCTGCGCGATTATCTTTACATTCCGTTAGGCGGCAATCGAGATGGGGCTTGGCGCACTTATCGGAATTTGCTAGTGACCATGCTGCTAGGCGGGCTGTGGCATGGGGCTGCCTGGACCTTTGTGGTGTGGGGGGGCATCCATGGCCTATGGTTAGCCATGCATCGTGCTTTCAGCCGAAGTGGGAAGGGGAGCGGTGCCTCATCTCCGAGGTGGCAAAAGACAGTGAAATGGCTGGTGACCTTTCATCTGGTCTGCCTGACTTGGCTGGTCTTCCGCGCAGAGAGCTTCGAGCAGGCCTGGGCGCTTTTTCTTCGTTTAGGAGCTGGCTGGACCCTGACACCTTATGCGCAGACGACGGCCTCTTTGATCGCCTTTTTCATTTTCCCCTGGTTGGCCTTTGAGGCATGGCTGGAAAGCCGGAAAGATGATCTGGCCCTGCTGAAAGTCGCGTGGTTTTGGCGGGCCGTATTGTATCTGTACTTGGTGCTGATGATGCTTTTCTTCCCACCGCCAGTGCCCGCAGAGTTTATTTACTTTCACTTCTGA
- a CDS encoding glutaredoxin family protein, with product MTPILYVKTGCPWCDEVLDYMDDKKLPYQKVVVSGNAAAMKEMVELSGQSKAPTMDWDGEVLADFGVDELIPFLKAHQAI from the coding sequence ATGACCCCGATTCTCTACGTAAAAACCGGCTGCCCCTGGTGTGATGAAGTCCTCGACTACATGGATGACAAAAAACTGCCTTATCAGAAAGTGGTCGTCTCAGGCAATGCCGCCGCCATGAAGGAAATGGTGGAACTCTCAGGCCAGAGCAAAGCACCGACGATGGACTGGGATGGTGAAGTATTGGCCGACTTTGGCGTGGATGAACTCATCCCCTTTCTCAAAGCTCACCAGGCCATTTAA
- the ileS gene encoding isoleucine--tRNA ligase has protein sequence MSAEPAPAKNYKDTVLLPKTDFPMKADLVAREPQRLAKWQEGQLYQRIQAQSKGKPTFILHDGPPFANGDVHMGTALNKILKDLIVKSKTMAGFHAPFVPGWDCHGLPIEFKVVKQAAGLTPVEVRQRSEAEARKYIDIQRNSFKRLGVFGDWENPYLTLAPDYEAGILRTFGKAVEQKLVYRMKRPVLWSYGAQTALAEAEVEYKEKVSPAVFVKFALPSGSALVIWTTTPWTLPANLAIALHPEFDYTAGTFVHDSGRTERLTIATSRVEAFTASTGFKLDATQSITKLKGKDLAGSEAQHPFLPRTSKVINTLFVTDDTGTGAVHIAPGHGADDYQAGREHGLEILSPVDGDGKYTAECGLPEFVGKHVFQSNEGIIAILEEKGALLGNEKYVHQYPHCWRSKTPIIYRAVEQFFIKIDDIRARALAEIDKVAWLPAWGRNRIYGTVESRPDWCISRQRTWGVPLPVFYQADGTIIMETAIIGKVADIVAKQGTNLWFEKDDAWWAEAVGLPADTKRGNDTLDVWIDSGCSHVSVLDQHPELHAPADMYIEATDQHRGWFQSSLMMSIVARNAAPYKSVITHGFVVDTSGKKISKSDQGAAGKSAKPMTADHYYNTYGADMVRLWVASVDYQNEVPFSEDLFKQNSENYRRIRNTLRVLLGNLHDEPKDLAPAAADYTLIDRWILERLHTLTKDCVDAYAAYDFRKVFTLVNQFITGDLSSLYIDITKDRMYCDAANSPRRRATQASIREITETLCRLLAPILAFTADEAWEHLGHADSLHLEVFPQPNPAFAPSDAATAVDQLLQARAVIQQAIEKARQEKKIGSNLEATVSLTLPSKGFDHSVFGDLGTLQEFFILSDLKISQGTDLTASVEVCSNPKCARCWKLLPDVGTNDAHPTLCGRCAEAVG, from the coding sequence ATGAGCGCCGAGCCTGCCCCTGCTAAGAACTACAAAGACACCGTCCTGCTGCCGAAGACTGACTTCCCCATGAAGGCGGATCTCGTCGCACGGGAGCCGCAGCGCCTGGCCAAGTGGCAGGAAGGCCAGCTCTACCAGCGCATCCAGGCTCAGAGCAAGGGAAAGCCCACCTTCATCCTGCATGATGGCCCGCCCTTCGCCAATGGCGACGTGCACATGGGCACCGCGCTGAACAAGATCCTGAAGGACCTCATCGTGAAGTCCAAAACGATGGCGGGTTTCCATGCCCCCTTCGTTCCAGGTTGGGATTGCCACGGGCTGCCCATCGAGTTCAAGGTCGTCAAACAGGCTGCAGGCCTGACCCCGGTGGAAGTGCGCCAGCGTTCTGAGGCGGAGGCCCGGAAGTACATTGATATCCAGCGCAACAGCTTCAAGCGCCTGGGCGTTTTTGGTGATTGGGAGAATCCTTACCTCACTCTGGCTCCCGATTATGAGGCCGGCATCCTGCGCACTTTTGGCAAGGCGGTGGAGCAAAAGCTGGTCTATCGCATGAAGCGTCCTGTGCTGTGGAGCTACGGTGCCCAGACCGCACTCGCTGAAGCTGAGGTGGAGTACAAGGAAAAGGTGAGTCCAGCGGTGTTTGTGAAGTTTGCTCTGCCTTCCGGTTCTGCCTTGGTTATCTGGACCACGACGCCCTGGACCCTCCCGGCCAACCTTGCCATCGCCCTGCATCCAGAGTTTGATTACACCGCTGGTACTTTTGTGCATGACAGTGGTCGCACGGAGCGGCTCACCATCGCTACGTCCCGTGTGGAAGCTTTCACCGCCAGCACCGGCTTCAAGCTGGATGCCACGCAGTCCATCACAAAGCTGAAGGGTAAGGATTTGGCTGGAAGCGAAGCTCAGCATCCTTTCCTGCCGCGCACGTCGAAGGTGATCAATACGCTCTTCGTGACGGATGATACGGGTACTGGCGCGGTTCACATCGCCCCCGGCCACGGTGCGGATGACTATCAAGCTGGGCGCGAGCACGGGCTGGAGATTCTTTCCCCGGTGGATGGCGATGGCAAATACACCGCTGAGTGCGGACTGCCCGAGTTCGTCGGCAAGCATGTCTTCCAGAGCAATGAAGGCATCATCGCCATTTTGGAAGAGAAAGGCGCACTGCTGGGTAACGAAAAGTATGTCCACCAGTACCCGCACTGCTGGCGCTCCAAAACGCCGATCATCTATCGTGCGGTCGAGCAATTTTTCATCAAGATCGACGACATCCGCGCTCGTGCTTTGGCGGAGATTGATAAAGTCGCCTGGCTGCCTGCCTGGGGGCGGAATCGCATTTATGGCACCGTGGAAAGCCGCCCAGACTGGTGCATCAGCCGCCAGCGTACCTGGGGTGTGCCGCTGCCGGTTTTTTATCAGGCCGATGGCACCATCATCATGGAAACCGCCATCATCGGCAAGGTGGCCGACATCGTGGCGAAGCAAGGCACCAATCTCTGGTTTGAAAAAGACGATGCCTGGTGGGCGGAAGCCGTGGGCCTGCCTGCGGATACGAAGCGTGGCAATGACACGCTGGACGTCTGGATTGACTCCGGCTGCAGCCACGTCTCCGTGCTGGACCAGCATCCGGAGCTCCACGCCCCTGCCGACATGTACATCGAGGCCACGGACCAGCATCGCGGCTGGTTCCAGAGCAGTCTCATGATGAGCATCGTCGCCCGCAATGCGGCTCCTTATAAGAGCGTCATCACTCACGGCTTCGTGGTGGATACCAGCGGCAAAAAAATCAGCAAGAGCGACCAGGGTGCTGCGGGCAAGAGCGCCAAGCCGATGACGGCCGACCACTATTACAACACCTACGGAGCTGACATGGTGCGTCTCTGGGTGGCCAGTGTGGACTACCAGAACGAAGTGCCTTTCTCCGAAGATCTCTTCAAGCAAAACAGCGAAAACTATCGCCGCATCCGCAACACGTTGCGTGTCTTGTTAGGCAATCTTCATGATGAGCCCAAGGACCTCGCGCCAGCCGCAGCCGATTACACTTTGATTGATCGCTGGATCCTGGAGCGCCTGCATACCCTGACCAAGGACTGTGTAGATGCCTATGCGGCCTATGACTTCCGCAAGGTCTTCACCCTGGTGAACCAGTTCATCACGGGTGATCTCAGCTCCCTCTACATTGATATCACCAAGGACCGGATGTACTGCGATGCGGCCAACAGCCCGCGCCGCCGCGCCACCCAGGCCTCCATCCGTGAGATCACGGAGACGCTCTGCCGTCTCCTGGCCCCCATCCTGGCCTTCACTGCGGATGAAGCCTGGGAACACCTGGGCCATGCCGATAGCCTGCACCTGGAAGTCTTCCCCCAGCCCAACCCGGCCTTTGCCCCCAGCGATGCCGCCACGGCGGTGGACCAGCTTCTCCAGGCCCGTGCCGTCATCCAGCAGGCCATCGAAAAAGCCCGTCAGGAGAAGAAGATCGGGTCCAACCTCGAGGCCACCGTTTCCCTGACGCTTCCTTCCAAAGGCTTCGATCACTCCGTCTTTGGTGATCTCGGCACCCTCCAGGAATTCTTCATCCTCAGCGACCTGAAGATCTCCCAAGGCACTGACCTAACTGCAAGTGTGGAAGTCTGCTCCAACCCCAAATGCGCCCGCTGCTGGAAACTGCTGCCGGATGTGGGGACCAACGACGCGCACCCGACGCTTTGCGGTCGGTGCGCTGAGGCGGTGGGATGA
- the infC gene encoding translation initiation factor IF-3, whose translation MSTGQFGARPNPNPTPAQPAAGAPAPATGGAPGAPVNRPAAPGGYQPRTGGGGPPFNRPGGRGPQRNNSRYADQTRVNERIRAPKVRVVDGITNQQYGVLPTQQALRMAKERGLDLVEVASSAEPPVCKIVDYGKYKYIQEKHKKEAHKHQKGGKLKELKFRIGIDPHDYLIKIVHAEDFLAEGHKVRIQLQFRGRQMAHQELGHALAAKIKNDLVTMGHADQEPKMAGRNINMQMSPLPERQRHRKFKTHLKGVTDQKDVHQGDHDPREDKHDEHDDHDEHHDDHANGETPAKA comes from the coding sequence CGGCAGGGGCTCCTGCACCCGCTACTGGAGGCGCACCTGGTGCCCCGGTAAATCGTCCCGCAGCCCCAGGGGGCTACCAGCCCCGCACTGGCGGTGGCGGCCCTCCTTTCAACCGCCCCGGCGGCCGTGGCCCCCAGCGTAACAACAGCCGCTACGCTGACCAAACCCGTGTCAATGAGCGCATCCGTGCGCCAAAGGTGCGCGTGGTGGATGGAATCACCAACCAGCAGTACGGTGTGCTGCCGACTCAGCAGGCTCTGCGCATGGCCAAAGAGCGTGGTCTCGACCTCGTCGAAGTCGCCTCCAGCGCCGAACCTCCAGTGTGCAAAATTGTCGATTACGGCAAGTACAAGTACATCCAGGAAAAGCACAAGAAGGAAGCTCATAAGCACCAGAAAGGTGGCAAACTGAAGGAACTCAAATTCCGCATCGGCATTGATCCCCACGATTACCTCATCAAGATCGTCCACGCGGAAGATTTCCTCGCGGAAGGTCACAAGGTGCGCATCCAGCTCCAGTTCCGTGGCCGCCAGATGGCCCACCAAGAACTCGGCCATGCCCTCGCTGCCAAGATCAAAAACGATCTCGTCACCATGGGTCATGCCGATCAGGAGCCCAAGATGGCGGGTCGTAACATCAATATGCAGATGAGCCCGCTCCCAGAGCGCCAGCGTCATCGTAAGTTCAAGACTCACCTCAAAGGCGTGACCGACCAGAAGGACGTCCACCAGGGTGATCATGACCCACGCGAAGACAAGCACGATGAGCATGACGACCATGATGAACATCATGACGATCACGCCAATGGCGAAACTCCGGCCAAGGCTTAA
- a CDS encoding methyltransferase encodes MTDLTASPRTDPLSLYRYRDGLYAVDLITAALQMDFFTWLASHPSSLQQICAHHGFSPRPVDVMMTLFATHGWVMQKDGVFHLSATGQEHLHSKSEWFLGPYYASLHDRPIARDYLEVLRTGKPAGWSGDKAAFDWHKAMEQEDFARSFTAAMDCRGRYLAQALAKSLDLKGRKKLLDIGAGSGIYACCIAAQHPHLQATVFDQAPVDRIAVKLIVERGCADRVRVTTGNMFEGLPLDCDVHLYSNVLHDWDVKEVRELLAISHASLPPGGLLIIHDAFIHADKTGPQHVAEYSCLLMHSTQGKCYSTGEYAELLVEAGFTPGDYQDTVVGRGFMVAVKN; translated from the coding sequence ATGACCGACCTTACTGCCTCTCCCCGCACTGATCCCCTGAGTCTTTATCGCTATCGTGATGGCCTTTATGCAGTGGATCTCATCACGGCTGCTTTGCAGATGGATTTTTTCACTTGGCTGGCTTCTCACCCTTCCTCATTGCAGCAAATCTGTGCGCATCATGGTTTTAGCCCGCGTCCGGTGGATGTGATGATGACTCTATTTGCCACCCACGGCTGGGTTATGCAGAAAGACGGTGTGTTCCATCTTTCCGCAACAGGGCAAGAGCACCTGCATTCCAAGTCGGAGTGGTTTCTAGGCCCCTATTACGCCTCCCTGCATGATCGCCCCATCGCGCGCGATTACCTCGAAGTTCTGCGCACGGGTAAGCCTGCAGGTTGGTCCGGCGACAAGGCCGCTTTCGACTGGCATAAGGCGATGGAGCAGGAGGACTTTGCCCGCAGTTTCACAGCGGCCATGGATTGCCGAGGGCGATATCTAGCCCAGGCCTTGGCGAAAAGCCTCGATCTCAAGGGACGAAAGAAGCTGCTCGATATCGGTGCTGGTTCCGGCATCTACGCCTGCTGCATCGCGGCCCAGCATCCTCATTTGCAGGCGACCGTTTTTGATCAGGCTCCAGTGGACCGGATCGCGGTGAAATTGATCGTCGAGCGTGGCTGTGCAGACCGGGTCCGCGTCACCACGGGGAACATGTTTGAAGGTCTGCCGCTGGATTGTGATGTGCATCTTTACTCGAATGTCCTGCATGACTGGGATGTAAAAGAGGTGCGCGAATTGCTCGCCATCTCCCACGCTTCACTGCCTCCTGGTGGCCTGCTGATCATTCATGATGCCTTCATCCATGCGGATAAAACAGGCCCGCAACACGTAGCGGAATATTCCTGTCTGCTCATGCACTCCACCCAGGGCAAATGCTACAGCACGGGTGAGTATGCTGAACTGCTGGTGGAGGCGGGTTTCACTCCGGGCGACTACCAGGACACCGTGGTGGGGCGGGGATTTATGGTGGCAGTGAAGAATTAA
- a CDS encoding cation transporter, which produces MKKSLFVSLLLLVAGIAQAETTVTLEGVHNCCKSCTNGIVKAGTSVKDVTVTAEGETVTIVSKSKANAKKAVEAILEAGYYGKSSEETAASAAASPKMGKKLTEAKVTGAHLCCQKCVNAMTEAVKSVPGVKEYTIENKADTFTVKGEFTEADLIASMNKAGFHGTVK; this is translated from the coding sequence ATGAAAAAATCCCTCTTCGTCTCCCTTCTCCTGCTCGTCGCTGGCATCGCCCAAGCTGAAACCACCGTCACGCTGGAAGGCGTGCACAATTGCTGCAAAAGCTGCACGAACGGCATCGTCAAGGCGGGCACCAGTGTGAAGGATGTGACTGTCACGGCCGAGGGCGAAACGGTCACCATCGTTTCCAAGTCCAAGGCGAACGCTAAGAAGGCGGTCGAAGCGATCCTGGAAGCGGGTTATTATGGAAAATCTTCAGAAGAAACGGCCGCCTCTGCTGCTGCTAGTCCCAAGATGGGGAAAAAACTGACCGAGGCTAAAGTCACCGGAGCCCACCTGTGCTGTCAGAAATGTGTGAATGCCATGACTGAGGCTGTCAAAAGCGTTCCTGGGGTCAAGGAATACACCATCGAAAACAAGGCCGACACCTTCACGGTGAAGGGCGAATTTACAGAGGCGGATCTGATCGCTTCCATGAACAAGGCTGGTTTTCACGGTACTGTGAAATGA
- a CDS encoding GDSL-type esterase/lipase family protein, which translates to MKLTILAALLLAFTAHAQTAAPAAKPAAPAVKLPPQAPDVAAPKMGPDGKENPGFIAAHERFLKIAQEGKTDLLFLGDSITAGWGGQKAIWDKAFGAYKPANFGIGGDRTQHVLWRITNGELETIKPKAVVLMIGTNNVGSDSAEGIAKGITVIVETIRAKQPQAKILLLAVFPRGDRPTGKLGASNDKLKEVNKIIAKLDDGKNIHFLDIGEKFPQPEGALTADVMPDFLHLSSKGYQIWADAITPKLAELMK; encoded by the coding sequence ATGAAATTAACCATCCTTGCTGCCCTCCTCCTCGCATTCACCGCGCACGCGCAGACCGCCGCACCAGCCGCCAAGCCCGCAGCCCCCGCCGTCAAACTTCCTCCCCAGGCTCCCGATGTGGCCGCCCCGAAGATGGGGCCCGATGGCAAAGAAAACCCAGGCTTCATCGCCGCGCATGAGCGCTTCCTCAAAATCGCCCAAGAAGGCAAGACCGATCTCCTCTTCCTCGGTGACTCCATCACCGCTGGCTGGGGTGGCCAGAAAGCCATCTGGGACAAGGCCTTCGGCGCCTACAAACCCGCCAACTTTGGCATCGGTGGCGACCGCACCCAGCACGTCCTTTGGCGCATCACCAACGGCGAGCTTGAGACCATCAAACCCAAAGCCGTCGTTCTCATGATCGGCACCAACAATGTCGGCTCAGACAGTGCTGAAGGCATCGCCAAAGGCATCACCGTCATCGTTGAAACCATCCGTGCCAAACAGCCCCAGGCCAAGATCCTCCTCCTCGCCGTCTTCCCCCGTGGTGACCGGCCGACAGGCAAACTGGGTGCCTCCAATGACAAGCTGAAGGAAGTGAACAAAATCATCGCCAAACTCGACGACGGAAAAAACATCCACTTCCTCGACATCGGCGAAAAATTCCCACAACCCGAGGGAGCCTTGACCGCCGATGTGATGCCAGACTTCCTGCACCTCTCCTCCAAAGGCTACCAAATCTGGGCCGATGCCATCACGCCCAAGTTGGCCGAGCTAATGAAATAA
- a CDS encoding biotin--[acetyl-CoA-carboxylase] ligase: MSDLDPEALQQECTALSLPWKVHVEEEIPSTSDALRAAALRGEPSNLVLFAESQTAGRGRRDNRWVTPRGQDLMVSLLLCPEAPIPLWPRLTTLAALAICRAIEEELPLQPQIKWPNDIYLNGLKVSGLLAEAVTTPQGMKLILGIGLNVNSREFPPALTGTATSLFLGLPSSIQIRELDRQQIALRLLQELHTQFARIAADYPQAVAEVRERSWLLGKQIRATVDGQEIYGRAQDLNHEGHLILAMPDGSLRTLTSAEGVRQVI, encoded by the coding sequence ATGAGTGATCTCGATCCTGAAGCCCTTCAGCAGGAATGCACGGCTCTTTCCCTGCCCTGGAAGGTTCACGTGGAGGAAGAAATCCCCTCCACCAGCGATGCCCTCCGCGCCGCAGCCCTGCGGGGTGAACCCTCCAACCTCGTCCTCTTTGCGGAATCCCAAACCGCAGGCAGGGGCCGCCGGGACAACCGCTGGGTCACTCCCCGTGGGCAAGACCTCATGGTCTCCCTACTGCTCTGCCCAGAGGCCCCCATCCCCCTCTGGCCACGGCTCACCACCCTCGCTGCTCTCGCCATTTGTCGCGCCATCGAAGAGGAGCTTCCCCTCCAGCCTCAGATCAAATGGCCTAACGACATCTATCTCAACGGCCTCAAAGTCAGCGGCCTCTTGGCCGAAGCCGTCACCACGCCCCAGGGCATGAAGCTGATTCTCGGCATCGGCCTGAATGTGAACAGCCGCGAGTTCCCCCCAGCCCTCACAGGCACCGCCACCTCCTTATTCCTCGGCCTCCCCTCCAGCATCCAAATACGTGAGCTGGATCGCCAGCAGATCGCCCTTCGCCTCCTGCAAGAACTCCACACCCAATTCGCTCGCATCGCCGCAGACTACCCCCAGGCCGTGGCGGAAGTGCGTGAACGCAGTTGGCTTCTGGGCAAACAAATCCGCGCCACCGTGGATGGACAAGAGATCTACGGTCGCGCCCAAGACCTCAATCACGAAGGCCATCTCATCCTGGCCATGCCAGATGGCAGCCTCCGCACCCTCACCAGTGCCGAAGGCGTGCGCCAGGTGATCTAG
- a CDS encoding HAD family hydrolase, which produces MPRLLLFDIDGTLMDTGGAGGASLLDAVEDVLGVSRSQLAPLDLAGATDAGVVRTLFSQTGHELADALVKQYLDRYLLRLHERLHHDSFTGRLLPGVESLLHQLKTRANADLGLLTGNVRAGADIKLQRFQLDSFFLEGAFGDDAEDRNHLGPFATRRIQAITGHTYSPEDIIVIGDTPKDIACARAIGARCLAVATGTFQAAALAHHSPWQCLEDLSETDRVCDLLLQ; this is translated from the coding sequence ATGCCACGGCTTCTCCTCTTCGATATTGATGGCACCCTCATGGATACCGGCGGTGCCGGCGGTGCCTCCCTCCTAGATGCTGTCGAAGACGTGCTCGGCGTCTCCCGTAGCCAACTCGCTCCCCTGGACCTGGCAGGCGCGACGGATGCCGGTGTGGTGCGCACTCTTTTTTCCCAGACTGGGCATGAACTGGCAGATGCCCTGGTGAAACAATATCTAGACCGCTACCTCCTGCGCCTGCACGAGCGCCTGCATCATGACTCATTCACAGGTCGTCTCCTGCCCGGTGTCGAATCGCTCCTGCATCAGCTCAAAACTCGGGCAAACGCAGACCTGGGTCTTTTAACCGGAAATGTGCGAGCTGGGGCCGACATCAAATTGCAACGCTTTCAGTTAGACTCTTTTTTCCTCGAAGGTGCCTTCGGGGACGATGCCGAGGATCGCAACCACCTCGGCCCCTTTGCCACTCGCCGCATCCAGGCCATCACCGGGCACACCTACTCGCCGGAGGATATCATTGTCATCGGAGATACGCCCAAGGACATCGCCTGCGCACGGGCCATTGGCGCACGTTGCTTAGCCGTCGCCACCGGGACTTTTCAGGCAGCCGCCCTGGCCCATCATTCCCCTTGGCAATGCCTGGAAGATCTCTCAGAAACTGACCGTGTCTGCGACCTGCTTCTGCAATGA